In a single window of the Rhizobiaceae bacterium genome:
- a CDS encoding tripartite tricarboxylate transporter permease, translated as MEVLNNLALGFSVAFGAMNLIYCFVGVLLGTFIGVLPGVGPLVTIAVLLPLTYGLPADGSLIMLAGIYYGAAYGGSTTAILVNLPGESSSVVTCIDGYQMARQGRAGAALAVAALASFAAGTFGTVLIALVGPPLTEVALKFGSAEYFSLMLMGLVLAAALVHGSVLKALGMIFIGVLIGLIGTDVNSGALRFTFGLPGLMDGLDFVIVAMGVFAFVEIITSLESEEHRDVLAGKIKNLMPSLDDLRRSVMPVVRGTAIGTFFGILPGAGATISSFTSYMVEKRVSRDPSRFGKGAVEGVAGPEAANNASAQTSFIPLLTLGIPGGATMALMLGALMIQGITPGPEMMVKQPDLFWGLIASMWIGNLMLVVLNLPLIGIWVSMLKVPYRWLYPGILVLSCIGIYTLANRQLDVFLAALFGLFGYILVKLDCGLAPLILGVVLGPMVEENFRRAMVISRGNLAVFVERPISAVFLVFTAIIIATMLIPAVRKQKERAAAEAE; from the coding sequence GATTCTCAGTCGCGTTTGGCGCGATGAATCTCATATATTGCTTCGTCGGGGTCTTGCTCGGTACGTTCATTGGCGTACTGCCCGGCGTTGGTCCCCTTGTGACGATCGCGGTACTGCTGCCATTGACTTATGGGCTGCCCGCTGATGGCTCGCTGATCATGCTGGCGGGCATCTACTATGGTGCCGCCTATGGTGGTTCGACCACTGCAATACTCGTCAATCTTCCCGGTGAATCCTCATCAGTCGTCACTTGCATTGACGGCTACCAGATGGCGAGACAAGGCCGTGCCGGAGCTGCACTTGCTGTCGCTGCGCTCGCTTCTTTCGCGGCCGGCACATTTGGAACCGTGCTTATCGCGCTGGTCGGGCCGCCGCTCACTGAAGTCGCATTGAAGTTCGGCTCTGCGGAATATTTCTCACTCATGCTCATGGGCTTGGTCCTGGCTGCCGCCCTTGTTCACGGTTCGGTGCTCAAGGCGTTGGGGATGATCTTTATCGGAGTGCTGATCGGTCTCATCGGCACCGACGTGAATTCGGGCGCCTTGCGCTTCACGTTCGGCCTCCCCGGACTCATGGATGGATTGGATTTCGTTATCGTTGCGATGGGGGTGTTCGCATTCGTAGAGATCATAACCAGCCTTGAAAGCGAGGAGCATCGCGATGTTCTCGCAGGCAAGATCAAAAACCTCATGCCCTCACTCGACGACTTGCGTCGCTCCGTGATGCCGGTTGTGCGCGGTACAGCGATAGGAACGTTTTTTGGAATATTGCCAGGTGCCGGCGCAACCATATCATCCTTTACTTCGTACATGGTTGAAAAGCGGGTAAGTCGGGATCCTTCCCGTTTTGGGAAAGGCGCGGTTGAGGGCGTCGCCGGTCCGGAAGCCGCCAACAATGCGTCCGCGCAGACATCGTTCATTCCGCTGCTTACGCTTGGTATTCCGGGCGGCGCTACAATGGCCCTGATGCTGGGCGCTTTGATGATTCAGGGTATTACCCCCGGCCCGGAAATGATGGTGAAGCAACCCGATCTGTTCTGGGGGCTGATTGCATCCATGTGGATTGGCAATCTGATGCTCGTGGTTCTCAACCTGCCGTTGATTGGAATTTGGGTGTCTATGCTCAAGGTTCCCTACCGGTGGCTTTATCCGGGCATACTGGTCCTTTCCTGTATCGGCATTTATACGCTCGCCAATCGACAACTCGACGTGTTTCTCGCAGCCCTTTTCGGTCTCTTCGGTTACATTTTGGTCAAGCTTGATTGCGGGCTGGCTCCGCTCATTCTCGGCGTCGTTCTTGGTCCCATGGTGGAAGAGAATTTTCGCCGCGCCATGGTGATTTCACGCGGAAATCTTGCTGTGTTCGTGGAGCGTCCGATCTCGGCAGTGTTTCTGGTATTTACCGCGATCATCATTGCAACAATGCTGATCCCTGCGGTCCGGAAACAGAAAGAGCGCGCCGCCGCGGAAGCTGAATAA
- a CDS encoding NAD(P)-dependent oxidoreductase yields the protein MDDQQISYRLQGNQLMRVGMIGLGAMGLQMARHMKNKGAAVLGYDVFPEASAKALQDGIECRASIAELGRDVDVAIVMVQNDAQVEAVGSELISVMPSGSVICIASSTAPDTCRQLAARALERGIGILDTPVVHGQEGANNGTLTVLAGGEEKWLARARPALEAFSKHIILVGGVGHGQIAKSVNNMLLWACICANYEALTLARQLGADVPRLIEAMGYSSGANAPLARWGRATGKWAEKDMDVALDLAQQARLSLPLHGLVDQLIKTIDQPKMKSLLEPLDL from the coding sequence TTGGACGATCAGCAGATCTCCTACCGATTGCAAGGAAACCAATTGATGCGTGTTGGAATGATCGGGCTTGGCGCCATGGGATTGCAGATGGCGCGGCATATGAAGAACAAAGGAGCTGCAGTCCTCGGCTATGACGTTTTCCCTGAAGCGTCCGCAAAGGCGTTGCAGGATGGAATCGAATGTCGCGCTTCCATTGCGGAACTTGGCCGAGATGTCGATGTGGCCATCGTCATGGTCCAGAACGATGCTCAAGTGGAGGCTGTAGGCTCGGAGCTGATCTCAGTCATGCCTTCAGGGTCCGTGATCTGCATTGCAAGTTCGACAGCGCCGGATACTTGCAGGCAACTGGCCGCGCGGGCGCTCGAAAGGGGGATCGGCATATTGGATACCCCAGTGGTCCATGGGCAGGAAGGAGCGAACAATGGCACGCTCACAGTGCTGGCAGGTGGTGAGGAAAAATGGCTCGCCCGTGCTAGGCCCGCCTTGGAGGCATTCAGCAAGCATATCATATTGGTCGGCGGTGTGGGCCACGGGCAAATCGCGAAGTCCGTAAACAACATGCTCCTGTGGGCCTGCATTTGCGCGAATTATGAAGCGCTCACCCTCGCACGCCAACTCGGTGCCGACGTGCCGCGCCTGATTGAGGCGATGGGCTATTCGAGCGGAGCTAACGCGCCTCTCGCGCGATGGGGCAGAGCTACCGGCAAATGGGCGGAAAAAGACATGGACGTGGCGTTAGATCTCGCACAGCAAGCGAGGCTTTCACTGCCTCTTCACGGCCTGGTCGACCAGTTGATCAAGACGATCGACCAGCCAAAGATGAAAAGCCTGCTTGAACCTCTCGACCTATGA
- a CDS encoding fumarylacetoacetate hydrolase family protein yields MKLVRFHHLKNEAIDRRFPRTGVLLSENTIADLRVGYARYLTQELRDGQGREIAALRIAGDIVSMVELGKPASEAMEISFRYLTELLEKNPEAKGPAGEPLFMRLADCKLHAPIRPSKVVVVESGVDTAARPRLRIKANNTINSPYRDIVLPEGVHRIACETKLAIIMGKGGSNIAEEQGLEKVFAYMAANDICSADGGDAVDMYNTFLPIGPIVVTRDEIARPTEVGIRVSVNGQTKREGSLTSPLSIARTVFEVSKVMKLEVGDVILTAVQPRERDDRILLQLGDQIECFVEGIGELRHKVGNDPKK; encoded by the coding sequence ATGAAATTGGTGCGTTTCCACCATTTGAAGAATGAGGCGATTGACCGGCGATTTCCACGTACAGGCGTGCTTCTTTCGGAAAACACGATCGCCGACCTGAGAGTAGGCTATGCTCGCTACCTCACGCAGGAACTGAGGGATGGCCAAGGCAGGGAGATAGCCGCGCTTCGAATTGCCGGCGACATTGTCAGCATGGTCGAATTGGGCAAGCCGGCCAGCGAAGCGATGGAGATATCGTTTCGCTATCTTACCGAATTGCTTGAAAAGAACCCGGAAGCAAAGGGGCCAGCCGGAGAGCCATTGTTCATGCGCCTTGCCGACTGCAAGCTGCACGCTCCTATTCGACCAAGCAAGGTCGTCGTAGTGGAAAGCGGTGTGGACACCGCTGCCAGGCCAAGACTGAGGATCAAAGCCAACAACACCATCAATAGCCCGTATAGAGATATCGTTCTTCCTGAGGGAGTTCACCGCATAGCATGTGAGACAAAGCTGGCCATAATCATGGGTAAGGGGGGATCCAACATTGCCGAGGAACAGGGCCTGGAAAAAGTCTTCGCATATATGGCTGCGAACGACATTTGCTCGGCTGATGGTGGAGATGCGGTCGATATGTACAATACCTTTCTACCGATTGGACCGATCGTCGTCACCCGGGATGAAATCGCGCGCCCGACTGAAGTCGGAATAAGAGTTAGCGTCAACGGCCAGACGAAGCGTGAAGGAAGTTTGACGAGCCCGCTATCGATTGCGCGGACCGTTTTCGAAGTCTCCAAGGTGATGAAACTGGAGGTCGGCGATGTGATTCTTACCGCGGTTCAGCCGCGTGAACGAGACGATCGAATTCTCCTGCAACTCGGCGACCAGATCGAGTGCTTCGTCGAGGGCATCGGTGAACTGCGTCACAAGGTCGGTAATGATCCGAAGAAGTGA
- a CDS encoding GMC family oxidoreductase N-terminal domain-containing protein: MAQAEQFDYVVVGAGSAGCVVAARLSESGLSSVALLEAGGEDDNFWIRLPVGYSKLYDSPEYNWLFQSEPEPGLHDGRSFQPRGKVLGGCGSINGNVYQRGLTEDFEYWAQLGNIGWGPDDVIPHFRKAEDNEKAKQDPLYGSDGPLKVTNLRRDPLSDAFIQAADEAGYRKNGGFNGRNQNGFGYNQVTIAKGRRVSTSSAYLHPARRRSNLNVLTRTTATRILFENGEAKGIEFVRDGITKTILARREVVLCGGVFNSPQLLQVSGVGPGELLAQCNVPLVSHSPGVGENLQDHIGVGMTYQCAKPVTINDIVNNPFRLALSIAEYALFRRGLLTSTPVAAAGLICTDPSHHEPDVKLQLRNWNRSHSGRSKERMGLSPLSSFGVAVHLMHPESRGSVRIKSASAEVPPEIRFNFFLSERDHQSALIGQRINRQIMSMPAMRPFIVKELSPGPDCNSDDELVENFRKRAISGHHATGSCKMGVDELAVVDPRLRVRGVGRLRVVDASIMPRQVAANTNATTIMIGEKGSAMIMEDARQ, encoded by the coding sequence ATGGCGCAAGCCGAGCAGTTTGATTATGTGGTGGTGGGTGCCGGCTCAGCCGGATGTGTTGTAGCTGCAAGGCTCAGTGAATCGGGCCTCAGCAGCGTCGCGTTGCTGGAGGCGGGCGGAGAAGACGACAACTTCTGGATTCGTCTTCCGGTAGGCTATAGCAAGCTCTACGACAGCCCAGAGTACAACTGGCTCTTCCAAAGTGAACCTGAGCCTGGGCTGCACGACGGACGGAGTTTCCAACCGCGCGGAAAGGTTCTGGGAGGCTGCGGATCCATCAATGGGAACGTATATCAGCGAGGTCTCACTGAGGATTTTGAATATTGGGCGCAGCTAGGCAACATTGGCTGGGGACCGGACGACGTCATACCGCATTTCAGGAAGGCTGAGGACAACGAGAAAGCGAAGCAAGATCCGCTCTATGGCTCGGATGGCCCACTGAAGGTTACAAACTTGAGGCGCGACCCGCTTTCGGACGCCTTCATTCAGGCTGCCGATGAAGCTGGATATCGCAAGAATGGCGGATTCAACGGCCGCAACCAGAACGGTTTCGGCTACAATCAGGTCACCATCGCCAAAGGTCGTCGCGTCAGCACTTCGTCCGCATATCTTCACCCGGCGAGACGACGCAGCAATCTAAATGTCCTCACGCGCACGACGGCGACCCGAATTCTGTTTGAAAACGGCGAGGCCAAGGGGATTGAATTCGTTCGCGACGGCATAACGAAGACAATACTTGCCCGTCGCGAAGTCGTGTTGTGCGGTGGCGTCTTCAACTCCCCCCAGCTTCTACAGGTTTCAGGTGTCGGGCCGGGCGAATTGCTGGCTCAGTGCAACGTACCGCTTGTCAGCCATTCACCCGGCGTCGGTGAAAACCTGCAGGATCACATCGGTGTAGGCATGACCTACCAATGCGCCAAGCCGGTCACAATCAATGATATCGTCAACAATCCATTTCGGCTCGCGCTGTCGATTGCAGAATATGCGCTCTTCCGCAGGGGTCTGCTGACATCGACGCCTGTCGCTGCGGCGGGCCTCATCTGTACCGATCCCTCGCATCATGAGCCTGACGTAAAGCTCCAACTACGCAACTGGAACCGGTCACACAGCGGACGGTCCAAGGAGCGCATGGGCCTCAGCCCGCTCTCCAGTTTCGGCGTCGCAGTGCATCTCATGCATCCGGAAAGCCGGGGCAGCGTGCGCATCAAGAGTGCATCTGCCGAAGTTCCCCCTGAAATACGCTTTAACTTCTTTCTGTCGGAGCGGGATCATCAGTCTGCGCTCATCGGTCAGCGCATCAACCGGCAGATCATGTCGATGCCCGCCATGCGGCCGTTCATCGTCAAAGAGCTCTCGCCTGGGCCGGACTGCAACAGCGATGATGAACTCGTTGAAAATTTCCGCAAGCGCGCGATTTCGGGTCATCACGCGACGGGAAGCTGCAAGATGGGAGTTGACGAATTGGCAGTCGTTGATCCGCGGCTGCGTGTCCGGGGAGTTGGGCGTTTGCGCGTCGTGGACGCTTCGATCATGCCTCGGCAGGTTGCAGCAAATACAAACGCGACAACCATCATGATCGGTGAAAAGGGCAGCGCGATGATCATGGAGGATGCCCGGCAATAG
- a CDS encoding tripartite tricarboxylate transporter substrate binding protein, whose translation MHNSTRRQFLSLTASTALLPLLGKSAMAAGFPDHPVTIVTGSSPGGGGDLISRLMAKVLSEAWGQPVVVENQPGAAQSIAAGYVAKSAPDGYTLLLVPSTILSAALRTDLTFDIEKDLAPLALLTTSAGVLIVNANSPIKNIKDLIEQAKARPGEITYGTAGVGSPGHFAGELLNKMAGIQLQHVPFKSGVDSIVAVANGEIDIGTPGVGGTEAMIEAGKIRPIAVTTKTRLSALPDVPTVDESGLPGFDYGSWHGMFAPSGVTKELRDQLHQTIIKVSDNPEIKKALADQGYEPSPYYTPEQFATKLHEDLQQTVELAKEIGLQP comes from the coding sequence ATGCACAACAGTACACGTCGGCAGTTTCTGAGCCTAACCGCATCAACCGCGCTCTTGCCACTTCTGGGGAAGAGCGCAATGGCGGCGGGATTTCCCGATCATCCCGTGACCATTGTGACGGGTTCCAGTCCCGGCGGTGGCGGTGACCTGATTTCAAGACTGATGGCGAAGGTGCTGTCCGAAGCCTGGGGGCAACCGGTGGTCGTCGAAAATCAACCAGGTGCAGCGCAATCCATAGCCGCGGGCTATGTGGCTAAATCGGCCCCCGATGGCTACACCCTGCTTCTTGTGCCCAGCACGATACTTAGCGCCGCTTTGCGGACCGATCTAACGTTCGACATTGAAAAAGATCTAGCTCCGCTGGCATTGCTGACAACCAGCGCAGGCGTGCTGATCGTCAACGCGAATTCCCCAATCAAGAATATCAAGGATTTGATCGAGCAAGCAAAAGCGCGACCCGGCGAAATCACCTATGGCACCGCTGGTGTCGGCAGCCCGGGCCACTTCGCCGGCGAATTGCTCAACAAGATGGCGGGCATACAGCTTCAGCATGTCCCCTTCAAAAGTGGGGTGGATTCCATTGTGGCCGTGGCGAATGGCGAAATCGACATCGGAACGCCGGGGGTCGGAGGAACGGAGGCTATGATCGAAGCTGGCAAAATCAGGCCAATTGCCGTCACGACCAAGACGCGGCTTTCGGCGTTGCCCGATGTTCCAACGGTTGACGAATCCGGCCTGCCAGGTTTCGACTACGGTTCCTGGCATGGAATGTTCGCGCCAAGCGGAGTGACAAAAGAGCTTCGCGATCAATTGCATCAGACGATCATCAAAGTTTCCGACAATCCTGAAATAAAAAAGGCGCTCGCTGACCAGGGCTATGAACCTTCGCCATACTATACGCCCGAGCAGTTTGCGACGAAGCTGCATGAGGACCTGCAGCAAACTGTCGAGCTTGCCAAGGAAATTGGCCTTCAACCCTGA
- a CDS encoding SDR family oxidoreductase, with translation MNETRQLSMRLKDRVAMVSGASRNIGRTIAHTLAREGAHVVLVANKSGEELKRVAAECEEFGVRALPVFGDVSKSADVNRMVAEGLSHFGKIDILASVAGIRPNRPFWEVSDEEWHQVMAVNMYATFYLARALAPSMMERRTGNIVALGGMSSLTAGTNRAAVGASKTGLRGLVRSLALELGPYGIRANMVAPGLIDTERLNPEWYPAEGADLGKPGRGGESTPLGRKGTPQDIADAVLYLTSDESAYITGDCLIVAGGAYM, from the coding sequence ATGAATGAGACGAGGCAATTATCTATGCGATTGAAAGACAGAGTGGCAATGGTTTCTGGGGCGAGCCGGAATATTGGAAGGACGATTGCTCACACGCTGGCCCGGGAAGGCGCGCATGTGGTTCTCGTCGCCAACAAATCCGGTGAAGAGCTAAAGCGGGTTGCAGCCGAATGCGAAGAATTCGGCGTGCGCGCCCTGCCCGTATTCGGAGATGTAAGTAAGTCCGCTGACGTGAATCGCATGGTGGCCGAGGGACTCAGTCACTTCGGAAAGATCGACATACTGGCAAGCGTTGCCGGCATTCGGCCGAACAGGCCCTTCTGGGAAGTTTCCGACGAGGAGTGGCACCAGGTCATGGCCGTAAACATGTACGCAACTTTCTATCTGGCCAGGGCCCTTGCACCGTCCATGATGGAACGCAGAACTGGTAACATCGTCGCCTTGGGCGGGATGTCCAGCCTAACGGCCGGGACCAACCGCGCCGCAGTCGGAGCATCCAAAACCGGCCTGCGGGGTCTCGTGCGTTCCCTGGCTCTTGAACTCGGCCCCTACGGCATCCGTGCGAACATGGTTGCGCCGGGCCTCATTGATACGGAGCGCCTGAACCCTGAATGGTATCCGGCCGAAGGCGCCGACCTCGGCAAACCTGGTCGTGGAGGTGAAAGTACGCCTCTTGGGCGCAAGGGCACGCCTCAAGATATCGCCGACGCGGTCCTCTATCTCACTTCCGACGAGTCCGCCTACATCACGGGCGACTGTCTGATCGTGGCTGGCGGTGCGTACATGTAA
- a CDS encoding tripartite tricarboxylate transporter substrate binding protein gives MVTAFVSNQAFAEGYPEKPVTIISGSTPGGGGDFTTRLVAKELSKIWGQPVVVENQPGASQSIAAGNVATAAPDGYTLLFVTSSILAIKMRDDVPFDLEKDLSAIKLVATSPVLLAVKADLPAKDVKELVALAKSDPGKLSYGSSGVGSAGHLAGEVFKSMAGVDINHVPYKGGAEAVVALASGEVDISYPGIAGTQALVDSGKIRVLAVSSKDRLSSMPDVVTIDEAGVPGYDYKAWYGMFAPSGIPEDVKKKLVDSMQEVVKSEEVQKALKDQGLEPQPASTAEDFTNTVHTDLIQYVDIAKKIGLTAN, from the coding sequence ATGGTGACTGCATTCGTCAGCAATCAAGCATTCGCAGAGGGGTATCCTGAAAAGCCCGTAACGATTATTTCCGGATCGACGCCTGGCGGTGGTGGCGACTTCACGACACGTCTCGTCGCCAAGGAACTTTCGAAGATATGGGGCCAGCCCGTAGTGGTTGAGAACCAACCGGGCGCATCTCAGTCCATAGCGGCCGGCAACGTCGCCACGGCAGCGCCAGACGGCTACACTTTGCTGTTTGTCACGAGCTCGATCCTCGCAATAAAGATGCGCGACGACGTGCCGTTTGACCTTGAAAAGGACCTTTCTGCCATCAAGCTTGTGGCCACCAGCCCTGTCCTGCTTGCTGTAAAAGCAGACCTGCCGGCCAAGGACGTCAAGGAGTTGGTGGCGCTTGCCAAATCAGATCCCGGCAAACTGAGCTATGGATCGTCAGGCGTCGGATCCGCCGGTCACCTCGCAGGTGAAGTCTTCAAGTCCATGGCTGGTGTCGATATCAATCACGTGCCGTACAAGGGTGGGGCGGAAGCCGTCGTCGCCCTTGCGAGTGGCGAGGTGGATATTTCTTATCCGGGGATCGCAGGAACTCAGGCGCTTGTCGATTCGGGAAAGATCAGGGTCTTGGCAGTCAGCAGCAAAGACCGTCTTTCGTCGATGCCTGACGTTGTCACGATCGACGAAGCCGGGGTGCCTGGATATGACTACAAGGCATGGTACGGCATGTTTGCTCCGTCCGGGATACCGGAGGACGTGAAGAAAAAGCTCGTCGATTCAATGCAGGAGGTGGTCAAGAGCGAGGAGGTCCAGAAGGCCCTCAAAGACCAAGGTCTCGAACCGCAACCGGCAAGCACGGCAGAGGATTTCACCAATACCGTCCATACGGACCTGATCCAATATGTCGACATCGCAAAGAAGATCGGCCTGACCGCCAACTGA